Within Alteribacter lacisalsi, the genomic segment TTCGGGAATATGAATATGAGTGACTGGGTTGACGATGGTGGCGAAGTGAAACTGGGCCATCTCGTGAACGACGAAGCGTGGCTTCCGGTTTACATTCACCTGATGACTGAGATCACGAAAGCGGCTTACAGTTCTCGTCTTGATACTGTCGGTGACCCGGAATTTAACACCGATATGGACTTTAATGAGCCTGTGAGCATGCCGTTCACGGACGGGATCCTGGCCGATGAGGACCGGATTAATTTTGACCGTATCTCCTACGCCGATCAGTTCGATGAGCCTGCTGCGATGAATGACTCCCGTCACACGACGCACTTTGTCGTTGTGGACCAGGAAGGCCGGATGGTTTCTGCCACCCACTCTCTCGGTGAGTTCTTCGGATCAGGTAACAACGTAAATGGTGTGTTCTTAAATAACCAGATGTACAACTTCAGCGGCAACGCGGAGTCACCGAACGTGTATGAGCCGGGCAAACGTCCGCGTACGTTCGTATCTCCGATCATCCTGGCCAACAAGCCGGATGAAACTGCCGGTGAAATGGAAATGGCTGAGCTAGGAATCGGGTCCCCTGGCGGACGACGGATTCCGGCAATGGTTTTCCAGACGATTATGCAGTATGCCTATGGTGTACATGATGATACAGGTGAGCCGCTGACTCTTCAGGAAGCGATCTCCCGTGGCCGTTTCTATACGGAAGGCAACCTGATTTATAACGAAACAGGCATTTCAGATGATATTCAGAACATTTTCCTTGAGGATATGGGCTATGACCTGCAGATCCGTAACTCGCCTCTCTTCTACGGCGGTATTCAGGGCCTCGGCGTTGAATACGAAAACGGTGCTGTCCAGCGAATCTTCGGCGGAGGCGACCCTCGCCGCGGCGGCGCATGGCAGCTTGGTACCGATGAAGGTGAACAGGATCAGCAGGACGGCGGGGATGATGATGTTGAATAGGTTTTGAATTGTCTTTTGATGAGTTTTGAGTAATTTGAGTGAGAGGGCCTCCCCGGTTTGGGGAGGTTCTTTTTTGGGGGTTTTGCGATAGTGAAAACGCCCCCTTCATTTAATCAAGGGGGCGTTTTCCTGCTGTAATTGTTGTTTGTACTTTCTTCATTTTTTAAATGGGATCTTATTGTATATTTCTTTGAGGAAAGGATCCTGGCTCTTCTTATAACATTTCTGTTCGACGATTTTTCTAATCTGTTCATTGTCCGGCTCTAAGTGGGCAGCCCTGCTCGTGCTCGCTGTTTTAAACTTAATCATTTCGCCGTCAATAAACTTATATGCTAAGGGCAAGCTAATCACTCCTTTATGATTACCTTGCCCTATGGTATGCAATATCTTGTTTGTTTAGGTTTATTTACGAGTAAATCTTTTTCTGAATAGTGGATCTGTCTGGGTTTTATAGCCTTTCGCCATAACTACATCGCGAATCCTGGCCTCATCAATTTCGATGTTGGAAGTAACGTTTCTGGATGTAACAATTCCCTCTGACCCGTCTTTCTTCACACCATAGCGGATTCTTCCACGACTTGGTTTACGGCTTTCTGAAACAGCGGAAGTTTCGAGTGTGCTTTTCTGGTCAGCCATGGTTCACCTTCCTCCCCAATTATGAGTGTAACAAAATCATACCATTCGCCAATTTATCTCTCAAGTTCCAAGCCGTTACGCTTTGTCCACATTCGGATTATATTGTATTCGGTTAAGACTTGAACAATTGAGAATATGTTTTTAAAGAAATCAAGGTCCTGTTCCTGGAAATTGAAGTCTTCAGTATGAATACTCACAAGGGCGAACTCATCCGTAGTACTGAACATGTTCGTTTTAAACGCGATTGTTCCTTTGTAGACTGAATCAGTACCAGTTAAAAGGACGTTATGGCATGCTTCTTTAATCGAAACCGGCTGTCTGTCGACCTGCTCTTTCAACTCTTCCTCTGAATACTCGTTCGTAGCAGAAACAAAGTATCTTAATTCATAATTCGACTGCCCATAAGAGTAACCCTTCTGAATTGTTCTAAGAACGTATGTAAGCAGCTGTATTACGTCAATAACGTATTCAATACTTTCATTACCATCTTGATCTTCAACACGATTCTCAATAATAAAATTTGGAATATTTTTATTTATTGATACTTGATCCAGCAGGATCGTTCTTACCGCCTCTTGCAACGAATATACCTCACTTACTTTCGTATACTTCTGTTCGACTTGTGCAGCAAACTCCGCTGAAGCCCCGAACAAAGAAAACTTTCTTAGATCTTTATCAGAGAAAGGCAGCCTTGCAATCATCCAAACCAATATTAATATAAGGAATATTGAGACAATTAAGAGCGTATGTGCAATCGCTTGGTTTTGTAAAATAAAATCTAATATTGCCTGATCTGCTATTTTTCCGGGCCTTAAAAGCTCTGGTATATTAATTAATAATGTGATTATTACTGTAAATACCATTAATCCTGGAATGATAAACTGGACAGTAGACTCGTTTAAGTACTTCGTACGCCAGATAAATGGGACAACGATGAGACATAAAATGATTATAATCAAAATCCAAGCAAGATCAGATGGCATATACTCTACCCCTCTTCCTCAATCAGACTGATATTATTCGGATATCTCACAGGCGGAGCCGTGTCTGCCTCTTCATCAGGGCCGGTGAGTTCTACGTAATTGCCTCTATCAAATTGATCATAGGTGGTCTCGTCGGTTCGGTAATAAGCCAGATCCAGATTCTCGTCCTCGCTTACATGGAGCACGTTGCCTGTATGAACCCCTTCGGTATCGTGATCGCCTTCAAGGACTAAAAATTCGTAGGTCAATTCGCCATGTTCGTTTATGATGTTTTTCTCGATGATGGTACCCTGCCAGTTCACTGTGCTGCTCGCCTCTTCCGTGGAATTGAGACAGCCTTGCTGCAGAACGGCGAGAATCAGGACCGGGATGATCGTGAATAGTACTCGCATTCGATACTTCCCTCCCCTTTTGCTGTGTAAGTCGTGATGCCGTTGGTGCGGGTTACGGATTTCTTTTCCATTTGTTTCTGCGTTCAATGAGCACCCAGATGAGGATGCCGATCGCGCCGCCGGCCATATCGAGGAGTACGTCTTCAACCATACCGCTCCGTCCGGGATGAAAATGATGGCGGACTTCATCGTAGGCCGCGTAGGCGGTGATAAAAGCGATGGCGGCGACGGCAGCTTCGGGGATGCGTCTGATCCACAGCCGGGCGACGCGGTACGCGAGTATGGCGAGTACAAGATAGACGAGAACGTGTGCGCCTTTTCGAAGGAAGAATTCCACAAACTGTTCGGTTGTGCGGGTTTCGAGTGAGACAACGCTGGTGCCGTAGTAAAAGCTCACCCAGCCGAACATGTTCTCGACCCAGTTTAAGTTGAGGGCGCTGAGCGGCGAGTCGAGGCTCTGGTCGCCTGCGGGCATGGATGAGGCGTACTGAATCATGCCTATCCAGGCGAGAAACGGGACGTAATGGCTGAGCAGGTGATTCGGATAGTTCTTGTGCCAGTTGGACATGGTGTGTGGTGCTCCTTTATTTGGTGGTGGTTATGTTTGGGTGGGGTTTGGGTTTGGGATTTTAGGTTTTGCTGGATGCAGTTGGGTAATCAGGGTTTTAGTTTAAGGTCTGCGTTTAGGTTTAGCTGCGTGCAGTTAGATGGCTCGATGGGGTCTATTATATAGGAGAATTGGGTGTTTGTGGGAATTATCTGTGATTTCTTCAGGATTCGAGTGAGATTCGTGGGGATTTGCAGGTTAAATAAACGTTTGTTTAAGGTGCGAGTGGTGTCTGGTGGTAAGGGATTGTGGAGATTATGGAACTGGATGTTGCATTAGAGGTCTTAGTTTTTGTTTAGAGGTCTTAGATAAGCCTTTAAGGGTCTTAGTTTTTGTTTAGAGGTCTTAGATAAGTCTTTAACGGTCTTAAATTTTTTTTAGGGGTTTTAGAAGTTCTGGTGCTGCGAAGAGAGGGCTGAGATTATACGTCTTTCCTCTCCCCCTCCCCTCGGAAGGTAAATGGAGCTTCTTAAGTATGCTTGTTGCAGTGTGGGGTTCGAGTTTTAAAAAGTCGGCGAATGTTTTGTGTGTAACTGTGTTTCCCAATAGGAGCCAGTAGTCTTTAAGGGCATACATGACAACATCCTTCGTGTTGAATCTGGTTTCACATTTATGGCATCTCCAGCCTCTCGGTCCCCGGAGGAGCTGCTGCCAAGGGCATGTGTGGCAGAACACACCTTTGTTTAGATCGTTGATAGTGAGCTGATATTTTTTCATCAAATTTGGGATGAAGGGGGTATGATCATTGAGGATCCGGGCGTCTATACGATTTTGTTCATCAGAGGTAATAGCTTCGTCAGGGTAATTTTTCAGCACTCTCTGAAGTCTTGATTCAATGTGGGATCTCCTGACCACGCGGTGCTTGTGGCGGAAGTCTTCGCTGAAGAGGATTTTGGGTTTGTCGTTTGCCATGACAGCAAGGTACTCGATGGGGATTGGCGGAAGGCGGTTTGTGCGAAGCCAAATATGGAGCTTGGATTTCTGTCGTCTGGCCTGTTCTACTGGGCAGTTGTAGGTTTTTTCCGTGTACTCCTCTTTTGTCTCATCCCATCTTTCCTGGATGAGCTGTTCGGAGTCGCCTTTGAAATAGAGAGAGGTGCCGCCGTTGTTTTTAATTTCAAGGATAATGGCAAGGTGACGTGAGACGAGGAGTGTATCGATCTGCACATAGTCGGCTGGTCTGTAGGGGAGGCGCGGATTGCAGTAGATGTAAAAAGGCGGAATGTCGGCGGTTTCGATGTGAAATTCGGTGTTTACTTCTCCCTTATGACCTGAGACTGTCATGCGGTGCTGGGTAATGACGTCGGCTTTTTTGGGGTGGCGATCGGGCAGTCGTCTTATGAGAGCTTCTTCAGCGAGGAGATCGAGTGGTTTGGTGCGCGGCATCCGAATGATCATTGTCATGGAGAGGCATCCTTTCGTGCGGAGAGTTTACTGAGGGTTGCTTTTATTTTACATGAAGTGGTCGGGACTTTGTACAAAAAAAAGAAACCGCTATCGGCGTGGCGGTTTACGGGATTGAGGCAGGCCGGTTCTGGCGCGGAAAACGTAATCGGTTTTGAGGATCCCTTTTTTCCCGCGCCCGGCAGGGTTACTGATTTCTTTTTCCTCGGTGCGTGCGACTGTAGACTGGTCACTGTGCTCCAGATCTTTAATGAGCCGGGCGAGATCATTGAAAAAATCTTTTTTGTTCATGGCGGACCTCCTTTCTTTTTGGCGGCTGGGTTGCTTCGGGGTGGTTCAGCTAACCGGCAAGGCATTTAGGAAATGTATGCCGGGTTAATATGATTACTCTGCATCTGAGCTTATTTTCTTCACTTTTTCCTCCAGTTCCTCGAGCTGTTCGCGGAGGTAGTCGTTCTCCTGCTTGAGATCGGTGGCTTTGGAGGAGTAGTGTGGGTCGGTTTCCCACCAGTCCATGCCGATTTCCTTGGCTTTGTCCACGGATGCGATGAGGAGTCTGATTTTGATTGTAAGGAGTTCCACATCGGCGATGTTGATTTTAATGTCGCCGGCGATAACGACGCCTTTGTCGAGAACGGTTTCGAGTACGTCGACGAGGCTGTTGGAGTTGGTGGACTGTTTGATTTCATTTCTATCTCGTTCCATGGGGTGTTCACTCTCCTTAGTGTATGCGGCTGGATCGTGCAGGTTGCTTCTAGAGCAGGTTGCCGAGCGGGCCGAGGTCGATGTTCAGGTCATCGTCGTCAAGGTTAAAGTGTTCTTTGAGTTCGTCCATTTTTTCCTCAAGGTTCATGAGGGCGACGCCGAGTTTTTCGATTTGTTCGTCGTTCAGGTTTCCGCTGTCTACGCGGCGCATGGCCTGACGTTCAACAAGCTGTCTGAGGAGCTCAATAACGGTCAGGACGAGCTGGGCGAGCCCTTCTTCGGCTTTTTCCGGGTCGAGTGACACGCGGCCGGTTGGCTGGTTTGTGAGTGATGTTGGACTGGCTGCTGCGAGTGAGTCTGTTCGGGTCATAGTTTTTGGGCCTCCTTCATTTTGTCGTATGTGTCGTCATGGGTATCAGACTGGGACGACTGGATCAGGGTCTCAACGGACGTGAGCAGGATGCGCAGGTCCAGGTAAACGAGGTCGATGTCGGCAATGGAGATGGTGATGTCACCGCGGAGGACAACGCCTTTATCGAGGACACAGTCGAGTATATCCAGGAGTGAGACATCCTGGTTTTCCATGGGTTTCGGATCGCCTATGCGGCTCGTTTGCATGGTGCGGTCACCTCGGTTCTGTTTAGGTGGGTGGTTATGGTTTGCGCCCAGGGCTAGGTTTGGGGCTCTTAGTAAGGCCTTTAAAGGTCTTAAATTGGATTTAGGGGTCTTAGCTAAGCCTTTACGGGTCTAAATTTAGACTTAGGGGTCTTAGCTGGACCTTTGCAGCTCTTAGCCTTCCTCGAGCGAAGAGAAGTGATAGGCGGGCCAGGGTCCGGTTAGCTCGAAGGTGAGGCCGGCGTTTGCAGGGTCGCTGTTGGCAGCTTCTACGGCTTCCATGATCGTGCCTGACTGCTCGGAGTTGAGCAGATAGGCGCTGTTGAAGCACATCGCTTCGTTTCGGCCGGTCACTTTGCGGTCCCAGTTTTTCTTGATTTCGTGATCGCTGCTCATTTCCTTGAGGCTTTCGTGGAGCGCGTCGCATTTCTCGGCAATCTCACGGTCGGCCTGTTCCGAGACAAATTGGTCGAGCTTACGCCGTTCGAAAAACTGTTTGCCTTTGCTCATGCCTTCGATCGCCTTGTTTTTTTCGGCGATGACCGGGCTTGTTTCAAGAACCGTCTCGGTAAACGTGTCGCGGTCGGCGTACACTTTCACGTTCCACTCTTCCTTGCCGGCAAGGGCGGAGAAGAGTTCTGTAAGGCGGTCCTGCTTCGTCTGCAGCGTCTGTTCGAGACTGACTGTGGTCTCGTAAATGGTGCCGAATTTGAGCGGAATAACCGTGAAGTCGCGGTTCAGGCGGTTCATCGTTTCGTGGTGATGAAACGCTTTTTCCTGAAGCCATTCCATGTTTTCGGCATTCTTTTTCAGTTCGTCTTCACTGAATTCATTTCGCTTTACCCGGCAGATGACGGCGGTCACCGGGCCGGTTTCGTGAAACTGAAGTTTTTCCTCCGGGTCGATGCCCGGCTGGTCAGAGGGGGCGGCATCGGCTATTTCGGATGTGGGAATGAGTGCGTACAGGTAGATGAGCTGGTCTGTTTTTGTCTGCATTGGGGCGTCTCCCTCCTTTTACTGATCTTCTTCCAGAGCTTCCCGGAGCTGCTGCTGTTCGAGCTCCTTGGCGACCCGGTAGCGCTGGAGCAGGATTTCCTCCTGCTTGTCGTAGGCTTCTTCGGAGATTTCCTCCATTTCGAGCATCATCTGCAGGTGGACAAGTTTCTGCTGGATGTGCTCGAGGTCGTACAGTTCCTTGTCTACCTCTTCCTTCACTTTCTCGCCGACCATAATCAGGGTATCGAGAGGCCAGGTGAAGATTTTAAAGATCATGAGGCACCCTCTGCTTTCAGTTTGATGTTGATGAAGTTGTACGCCGGCCACGGACCGGTATATTTGAAGTCAAGACGGTCACCCCACTCTTCGTGAATCTCGTTGACGAGTTCATCGAATGCCTGCTCGTTATCACGGTCCACGAGAAAAGATGCGTTCATAACCATCCGTTCGCTCACAGGGTCATTGTTCCTCGCCGCATCGGCCTCTTTGGCCAGCTGCTGGAAAATCTCTTTGTCAAAGTGGATCTGCAGGTCGGTCATAAACGTGCGCGCTGCTTCCCCCAGCTTGATCCGGTCGTAGTATCCGGCCTGCTTGGATTTACCTTCAGCTCCTGACTTGAGTGACTGGATATTCGGGTTTTCCTGTATGGTACGCTCGATCCATTCCTTTTTGCCAACAAGCTTGAGGCCCACTTCAATTTTGTTTTCGATTTTCGGGAAGATTTCGGTGAACTGCTTATAAAGTTTTCCCATGAGTATACGTACGTCTTCTTTATTTTGCAGGACGTTCCCGAAGCTCATTGGGATTACGGTATACTTTTTCATAATGTCTGCAACCAGGTCCTGGTGGGCTTTCAGGTTCTGCCGGCTCGGCTCGTATATCTGAACCGGGGCACGGGTGACAACCATGGCAGCATCTTTATAAGGGATTGTATAGACTTTACGGTGCTCGCCGGCAAGCTTCACTTTGCCGAACGTCTGGTCTTCTGCGGACGGAATCGCGCAGAACATGTAGATGCCTTCTGTCTCTGTGGTCATGCAGGGAATCCCCCTCTATATCTTTTTAAGCTCTTTGGCAATTTTATCTTTGGCGTCGGTATCGCTGCTCTTTTCCTCCATGCACCGTTTAACGGCGTCAGACAGGACGTCTTTACAGAGCGTGATGAAATCTTCATCCGACGAATTGATTGGGATGTTGTTATGCTTGGCGATGTCGCCGATCATAATTGAAGCACGGAAGCTAGGTCCCTGAACCTCTTCCTTCTCACAGAACTTGCGGATATTTTCCACCAGTTCCACGATCGTTTCTGCTTCCTCCTGCTCGATGCCGGTCCGATCCTTGATCATCTGGGCTTCCGTTTCGTTGGATCCGCGGGCAAGCTCAAGCGTAATCAGGCGATCCCGGATGGCGTCCTGTGACTGGAAAACGCCGGCATATTCGACCGGGTTACTTGTAAAGATGATTTTAAAATTCGGGTGCACACGGATGAACGCTTCGTCCTGTTTGGTGCCGTAAAGGGGCAGCACGCCTTCTTCAAGGACGCTCAGGAGAAGGTTGTTCGTTTCCGGGCGGGAGCGTGTGAATTCGTCATACACGACGGTATAGCCGTTTTTCGCGGCTTTGGCGAGCAGGCCTTCACTCCGCTTTTCGTTCAGTTCCTCAGTGTACTTGTAGACCGTGCGGATGAAGTTATCCACGTTTTTCGAAGCTTTATAGCCGCTCGTGCCACCGATCAGATCAACGTTTGCCATCTCGTGGTTACCCTGGAGAAAAACGACCGGCTGGTCGTACAGGCTTGCGAGATACAGGGCAAGTGACGTTTTACCGACACCGGCTGGTCCAGTGAAATGAACCGGGTACCCGGCGTTCAGGTATTGCCTGGAGCGGGCAACGAGCTTCTCTACGTCATCAGTGACGACGAAATTTTCAAGGTCAATGTTGCGTGAGCGCCGGACCGATTCGCGGTCGGAGCTGTTATCTTCTGCGTCACGATTGTTGGATGAGTCATTTTGGGACTCGTTTTTGGAGTCTTTGTTTCGGTTTGCATCAGATTTTGAATTAGACTTCGATTCTGAGCTGGATTTGGAGTCTTGTTTGCTAGATGAAGATTTGCTGGTGGAATTTGTGTTGGATTTCTCATTTGATTTAGTGCCTGATCCGGACTTGTTGTCGGAACTAGATTTGGAGCTGGAATCTGATTTTGTGCCGGATTCGGATTTGTTTCCGGAGTCAGATTTGGTACTTGATCCAGCGCTGCTGCTGGATTCCGATTTCGCTTCTGATTTTTTGCTGGAGCTTGAAGCTGATTTCTGCTGTGTGTCTGACTTGCTGTTTGTGTTTTTGCTGTTTTGCGTTTTATCTTCGGATCCGGTATTGGATGCGGATTTGGATTTTTGGTTTGAGTCCGTGTTAGAGCCGGACCGGGAACTGGTGCTTTTTTTTGATCCGGTACCGCTCTGCTGCGTGGACTGGCTTTTGTTTTTATTCGCTGGTGCGCTTTTTTGCCCGGAGGCACTGCGGCTGTTGTTTTTGCTCTTGTCGTTCTCTTTGCTGCCGCGGGTGAGTATTTTTTTCAGGCCCATGGGGTGTTACCTCCCTTTTTCTTCGACTCTTGCTGCGCGGTATCGGAGGTTTTTCCTGGAAAAGGATTCGACTTCCAATTCTGAGTTGACACGTGCGTGATAGACACCGAGAAGCTGGTC encodes:
- a CDS encoding gas vesicle protein, with the protein product MQTSRIGDPKPMENQDVSLLDILDCVLDKGVVLRGDITISIADIDLVYLDLRILLTSVETLIQSSQSDTHDDTYDKMKEAQKL
- a CDS encoding VanZ family protein → MSNWHKNYPNHLLSHYVPFLAWIGMIQYASSMPAGDQSLDSPLSALNLNWVENMFGWVSFYYGTSVVSLETRTTEQFVEFFLRKGAHVLVYLVLAILAYRVARLWIRRIPEAAVAAIAFITAYAAYDEVRHHFHPGRSGMVEDVLLDMAGGAIGILIWVLIERRNKWKRNP
- a CDS encoding GvpL/GvpF family gas vesicle protein, with the translated sequence MQTKTDQLIYLYALIPTSEIADAAPSDQPGIDPEEKLQFHETGPVTAVICRVKRNEFSEDELKKNAENMEWLQEKAFHHHETMNRLNRDFTVIPLKFGTIYETTVSLEQTLQTKQDRLTELFSALAGKEEWNVKVYADRDTFTETVLETSPVIAEKNKAIEGMSKGKQFFERRKLDQFVSEQADREIAEKCDALHESLKEMSSDHEIKKNWDRKVTGRNEAMCFNSAYLLNSEQSGTIMEAVEAANSDPANAGLTFELTGPWPAYHFSSLEEG
- a CDS encoding gas vesicle protein: MERDRNEIKQSTNSNSLVDVLETVLDKGVVIAGDIKINIADVELLTIKIRLLIASVDKAKEIGMDWWETDPHYSSKATDLKQENDYLREQLEELEEKVKKISSDAE
- a CDS encoding gas vesicle protein K — its product is MTRTDSLAAASPTSLTNQPTGRVSLDPEKAEEGLAQLVLTVIELLRQLVERQAMRRVDSGNLNDEQIEKLGVALMNLEEKMDELKEHFNLDDDDLNIDLGPLGNLL
- a CDS encoding GvpL/GvpF family gas vesicle protein, producing the protein MTTETEGIYMFCAIPSAEDQTFGKVKLAGEHRKVYTIPYKDAAMVVTRAPVQIYEPSRQNLKAHQDLVADIMKKYTVIPMSFGNVLQNKEDVRILMGKLYKQFTEIFPKIENKIEVGLKLVGKKEWIERTIQENPNIQSLKSGAEGKSKQAGYYDRIKLGEAARTFMTDLQIHFDKEIFQQLAKEADAARNNDPVSERMVMNASFLVDRDNEQAFDELVNEIHEEWGDRLDFKYTGPWPAYNFINIKLKAEGAS
- a CDS encoding nuclease-related domain-containing protein; this encodes MTMIIRMPRTKPLDLLAEEALIRRLPDRHPKKADVITQHRMTVSGHKGEVNTEFHIETADIPPFYIYCNPRLPYRPADYVQIDTLLVSRHLAIILEIKNNGGTSLYFKGDSEQLIQERWDETKEEYTEKTYNCPVEQARRQKSKLHIWLRTNRLPPIPIEYLAVMANDKPKILFSEDFRHKHRVVRRSHIESRLQRVLKNYPDEAITSDEQNRIDARILNDHTPFIPNLMKKYQLTINDLNKGVFCHTCPWQQLLRGPRGWRCHKCETRFNTKDVVMYALKDYWLLLGNTVTHKTFADFLKLEPHTATSILKKLHLPSEGRGRGKTYNLSPLFAAPELLKPLKKI
- a CDS encoding gas vesicle protein GvpG; amino-acid sequence: MIFKIFTWPLDTLIMVGEKVKEEVDKELYDLEHIQQKLVHLQMMLEMEEISEEAYDKQEEILLQRYRVAKELEQQQLREALEEDQ
- the gvpN gene encoding gas vesicle protein GvpN yields the protein MGLKKILTRGSKENDKSKNNSRSASGQKSAPANKNKSQSTQQSGTGSKKSTSSRSGSNTDSNQKSKSASNTGSEDKTQNSKNTNSKSDTQQKSASSSSKKSEAKSESSSSAGSSTKSDSGNKSESGTKSDSSSKSSSDNKSGSGTKSNEKSNTNSTSKSSSSKQDSKSSSESKSNSKSDANRNKDSKNESQNDSSNNRDAEDNSSDRESVRRSRNIDLENFVVTDDVEKLVARSRQYLNAGYPVHFTGPAGVGKTSLALYLASLYDQPVVFLQGNHEMANVDLIGGTSGYKASKNVDNFIRTVYKYTEELNEKRSEGLLAKAAKNGYTVVYDEFTRSRPETNNLLLSVLEEGVLPLYGTKQDEAFIRVHPNFKIIFTSNPVEYAGVFQSQDAIRDRLITLELARGSNETEAQMIKDRTGIEQEEAETIVELVENIRKFCEKEEVQGPSFRASIMIGDIAKHNNIPINSSDEDFITLCKDVLSDAVKRCMEEKSSDTDAKDKIAKELKKI